In Anaeromyxobacter diazotrophicus, the sequence GGAAGGCGCCGTCGCGCCAGCCTCCCAGGCGCTCCAGCGCGTCCCGGCGGAGGGCCGCCGCCGGGTGCACGAGCGGCGCCTCGACCAGCAGGTCCCGCGCGACGAGCGCGGGCGTGACGAGGCCGTTCAGCCAGCCGACGTAGCGCCGCATGCCGTCCCGCACGGCGCGCCGCGGGAAGGCGCGCACCTGGGCGCCCACCGCCCAGAGCGCCCGGTCCGCCTCCAGCGCCGCGCGCTGCAGCGCGAGCCGCCGGGGATGGGCCAGGTCGTCGGCGTCCATGCGGGCGACCACCTCGGCGTCGCAGCGCACGAGCCCGCGCTGCAGCGCCCCGGCGATCCCCTCGCCCGGGCCGCGCACCAGGACGACCCGCGGGTCGCCCTCTGCCAGCCGGGCCAGCACCTCGGCGGTGCCGTCGGTGGAGCCGTCGTCCACCGCCACCAGGGCGAGATCGCGCTCCGTCTGGCGCAGGATGGAGCGCGCCGCGGCCCGGACGGTGCCGGCCGCGTCGCGCGCGGGCATCAGGACGGCGACGCGCGGCACGGGCCGCCCCCGCCGCGGCGCCCAGGGGCGGCGCTACGGCTCGTAGTCGCCCCGGGCGTTCGCGTCGACCGGCACCGCCTCGGCCGGCTCGAGCTCCGGCTCGCCGCCCGCCGCCGCCCCGGGGGGCGCCGTCGGCGCGTGGCGGGCGGCCGGCTTGCGCGCGGCGTGCGCCGCCAGGAGCGCGCACAGGTGCAGGGCGGCGTAGTGGTAGCCCGCCACCCCCAGCCCGACGATCTGCCCCGCCGCGGCCGGCGCCACGAAGCTCTCGTGCCGCCACGGCTCCCGGGCGTGGATGTTGGAGATGTGCACCTCGATGGTCGGGCAGGGCAGCGCGCGCAGGCAGTCGGGGAGCGCGCGGCTCGTGTGCGTGAGCGCGCCGGGGTTGAGGATGACGCCCTGCGCCTCGCGCCGGTGCTCCTGCAGGAAGTCGAGGATGGCGCCCTCGGAGTTCGACTGGAACGCGGCGACCTCCAGTCCGTAGCCGGCGCAGGTCTCGCGCACCGAGCGCTCCACGTCGTCGAGCGTGTCGCTCCCGTAGATCTCCGGCTCGCGCTCGCCGAGCAGGTTCAGGTTGGGGCCGTTCACGAGCAGGATCATGGCGCCTCTCCGATCTCAGCGACCGCCGCCGCCACCGCGCCGTCCGGCGCGGCGACGTCCCACTCCACCACCCACGCGTTGCCGCGGGCGCGCGGCAGGACCCAGCGCAGCCCGGCCGCCGTCCGCTTCTTGTCATAGCTCATGAGGCGGGCCGCGCGGCGGGCGACGGTGGGTGGCACCCGCCGCGGCAGGCCGGCGCGGTCGAGCAGGTCCCCGACCTCCGCCACCGCCGCCGCGTCGACGCGGCCCATCGCGCGCGCCAGCCGGAAGGCGAAGGCGAGCCCCACCGCCACCGCCTCGCCGTGGGTGTAGCGCGAGAAGCCGCCCGCCGCCTCCACCCCGTGGCCGAAGGTGTGGCCCAGGTTGAGGAGCTTGCGCTCGGCCTGCTCGCGCGGGTCGCGCGCCACCACCTGGAGCTTGTAGCGGGCGCAGGCCGCGACGAGCGCCTGGCCGGCCCGGCCGGCGCGGGCGGCCGCGCGCACCTCGGGCAGGAGCGCCGGGTCGAGCGCGGCGTACTTCACCACCTCGCCCATGCCGCTCGCCAGCTCGCGCGCGGGCAGCGTCGCGAGCGCCACCGGATCGGCCAGCACCGCCCGCGGCGGGTGGAAGGCGCCCACCGCGTTCTTGGCCAGGGGCAGGTTCACGGCGGTCTTGCCGCCCAGCGCGGCGTCCACCATGGCGAGCAGGGTGGTCGGCACCGCGACCCACGGCACGCCGCGCATGAAGGTGGCGGCGAGGAAGCCGGCGGCGTCGGTGACCGCCCCGCCGCCCAGCGCCACCACCAGCGTGCGGCGGGTCGCGCCGGCGCGGAGGAGCCGCGTCGCCGCCCGCTCCAGCTCGGCGAGCGTCTTGCCCCGCTCGCCGTCGGGCAGCACGTGCGCCAGCGCGAGCTTGCCGCTCCCCGCGAGCGCCCGCTCCGCCCGGCGGGCGAACGGCGTGCGGCGGACCCGGGCGCAGGTGACGAGCGCCACCCGGTCGTGCCCGGCCGCCAGCTCCGCGAGCCGGGCCGGCACGCCGCCGCCGACCCGCACCTCGCAGGCGTGCCCCTCCTGCCGTGCGTCGAGGACCAGGGCCGGCTTCACGGCGAGTCCTCTCCGGCCCCACCGGCCTCCCGCTCCACCTCCGAGGCCGACGAGCCAGCCGAGGGGGCCGCGGCCAGGAGCTCGGCGATGCGCCGCGCCACCGCCTCCGCGGCGAGCCCGTCCACCCGCAGCGTGTGGTGCGCCCGCCGGTAGAGCGGCAGGCGGGCCGCGAGGAGCTCTTCCCAGCGCTTCGCGAGCGGCCGGCCCTCGCCGCCGCCCAGCCGCCGGGCCGCCTCGGCCGCCGACACGTCGAGGAAGACCACCGTCGCCGTCTCGAGCAGCCGCGCCTGCGTCTCGGCGTCGCAGAAGGCGCCGCCGCCGAGGTCCACCACCGCCGGGCCCGCGAGGCCCGCCAGCACCTCGCGCTCCAGCGCGCGGAACGCCGGCTCGCCCTCCTCGGCGAAGATGCGGGCGATGGGCTTGCCGGCGCGGCGCTCCACCTCGGCGTCGGTGGAGACCACCGGGCGGCGGAGGAGCCGGCCCAGGTGCGCCGCCACGGTGGACTTCCCGGCCGCCATCATCCCGGTGAGGGCCACCGGCCGGGCGTCAGCGGACGCGCGCGGCATAGGCCTCGATCGCCTGCTCGATGTCGCCCACCCGGTCCCCGCCGAACTTCTCCAGCAGCGCGTCGGCCAGCGTCCACGCCACCACCGCCTCGCCGACCACCGCCGCGGCCGGGACCGCGCACACGTCGCTCCGCTCGTACTTGGCGGTGGTCGCCTGGCGGCTCGCCAGGTCCACCGTGGCGAGCCCCTTCGTCATGGTGGGGATGGGCTTCATGTAGCCGCGCACCACCAGCGGCGCGCCGTTCGTCACCCCGGCCTCGAGGCCCCCGGCGCGGTTGGTGTCGCGGTAGAAGCCGCGCGCCGCGTCGTGGTGGATGGCGTCGTGGAAGGCGTCGCCGCGCAGCTCGACCCGCGTCCCCTCGCCGATCTCGGCGGCGCGGATGGCGGGGATGCCGCAGAGCGCGCCGGCGAGGCGCGCGTCGAGCCGGCGGTCCGGGTGCACGTAGCTGCCGAGCCCGGTGGGGAGCCCCTCGGCGTAGACCTCGAAGGCGCCGCCGATGGAGCCGCCGCGCGCCTTCTCCGCGTCGATGAGGGCGCGCCACTCGGCCGCCACCGCCTCGTCGTCCACGCCGAGGTCCGAGGCGAGGATGGCCGCCCGCGCCGCCGCGTCCGGCGGCAGCCCGACCTTGCGCTCGCGCTCGCCGATGGCGGTGACCCGGCTCGACACCCGCACGCCGAAGCGCAGGAGGAGCTGCCGCGCCAGGGCGCCCAGCGCCACGGTCGCGGCCGTGCTGCGGGCGCTGGCGCGCTCGAGGGCGTCGCGCGCGTCGTCGAAGCCGTACTTGAGCGCGCCGGGCAGGTCGGCGTGACCGGGGCGCACCTGGGTGAACTTGCGCCCGCCGCGCGCGTAGGGCGAGACGAGCTCCTTCCAGCTCTGGTGGTCCTTGTTCCACACCACCACCGCGATGGGCGAGCCGAGCGTCTCGCCGCCGCGCAGGCCGGAGAGGAACTGCGCCTCGTCGCGCTCGATCTGCTGGCGGCCGCCGCGGCCGTAGCCGCGCTGCCGGCGCGCCAGCTCGTCGTTCACGGCGCCGAAGTCGACCTGGAGGCCGGCCGGGAACCCCTCGGCGATGGCGCACAGGGCGGGGCCGTGGGATTCACCTGCGGTGAGGTAGCGGAGGCTCATGGGGCTCGCGGGGCGGCGCCGAGGGCGCGCGCCATGACCGGCTCCGGGGCGGCCCGGCCGGTGAAGAGGGTGAAGGCGAGCGCGCCCTGCCGCAGCAGGAGCGCCTCGCCGGTGACGAGCGCCGTCCCCGCCGCCCGGGCGGCCCGGGCGAAGGCGGTGTCGCCGTAGACGAACTCGATGGCGAGCTGGCCCGGGCGAGGCGAGGCCGGGAGCGCGCCGGGCGCGGCCCCGGCGAGGCCGACCGAGGTGGCCTGGAGCAGGACCTCGGCGCGCGCCGCCTCGCCGCCGGCCGCCTCCCAGGGCACCGCGCCCACCGCCGGCCCGGCGGGGAACGCGGCCCGGAGCCGCGCCGCCGCCCCGGCCGCCGCCGCCGGCCGGCGCGCGGCGAGCTTCACCTCGAGGCCGAGCGCGAGGAGCGCCCAGGCGCCCGCCAGCGCGGCGCCGCCCGCCCCCAGCACCACCGCCCGCTGGCCCGGGCCGGCGCCCGCCGCCTGCGCCAGGTCGCGGCAGGCGGGCGCGTCGGTGTTGAAGCCCTCCCACCCCTCGGCGGCGCGCCGGAGCGTGTTCACCGCCCCGCACAGCCGGGAGACCTCGTCGAGCGCGCCGCACAGCTCCGCCGCGCGCTGCTTGTGGGGCACGGTGACGTTGAGGCCGCGGAAGCCGAGCGCGTGCGCGCCGGCGAGCGCCTCCGGGAGCCGCTCGGGGGCGACCGGCAAGGCGACGTAGGCCGCGTCGAGGCCGAGCGCCTCGAAGGCGGCGTTGTGCATGGCCGGCGAGAGGCTGTGGCCGACCGGGTGGCCGAGCACGCCGTAGAGCTGGGTGCGGCCGGAGATCACCGCCCGCCCCCGCACAGCCGGTCGAGCACGTCGAAGAAGGAGGGGAAGCTGGTGGCGACGCAGGCGACGTCGTCGAGGTGGACCTCGCCGCCGTCCGCGAAGAGCTGCGCCACCGCCATGCTCATGGCCACCCGGTGGTCGAGGCGGGTGCGGACCGCGACCGGCCCGAGCGGCGTCGGCCCATCGATGGCGCAGCCGTCCTCGAACAGCTCCACCTTGGCGCCCGCGGCGGCGAGCGCCTCGCCCATGGACGCGAGCCGGTCCGACTCCTTCACCCGGAGCTCGCGCGCGTCGCGGATGACGGTGCGGCCGCGCGCCTGGGTCGCCATCACCATGACCACCGGCAGCTCGTCGATGAGGCGCGGCACGAGCGCGCCCTCGATGACCGTGCCCGAGAGCGGCGCCGCCTCGACGGTCACGTCGCCGCGCGGCTCGCCCTCGTCGGCCCGGGGCTCGATCCGCACCCGCGCGCCCATGGCCTGGAGCACGTCGAGGAGGCCGGTGCGCGAGGGGTTGAGGCCCACGTTGCGCGCGGTGACGCGCGAGCCGGGGAGCGCCGCCGCCGCGCAGAGGAGGAACGCGGCCGAGGAGATGTCGCCCGGCACCTCCACCGTGCCGCCGCGCGGGCGCCCCGGCGTGACCGTCACCGCGAGGCCGTCCACCGCCAGCGAGACGCCCATCCCGCGCAGCATGCGCTCGGTGTGATCGCGCGAGAGGTGGGGCTCCTCCACCGTGGTGGGGCCGTCGGCGAACAGGCCGGCGAGGAGCAGCGCGCTCTTCACCTGCGCGCTCGCCACCTCCAGCACGTGCCGCGTCCCGCGCAGCGGCGCGCCGCGCACCACCACCGGCGGCAGCCGGTCGCCGTCGCGCGCGTGCAGCACCGCGCCCATGCGCCGGAGCGGGTCGAGCACGCGGCGGACCGGGCGCCGCCGGAGGCTGGCGTCGCCGGTGAGGACCGACAGGCCGGGCACGGCCGCCAGCACGCCGCAGAGCAGGCGCAGGCTGGTGCCCGAGTTGCCGCAGTCGACCACGTCCTGCGGCTCGGAGAGGCGCTCGGGGGGCTCGACCACCACGAAGGCGCCCTCGTCGCGCACCACCGCGCCGAGCGCCTCGACGGCGCGGCGGGTGGCGCCCACGTCCTCCGCCGCGAGCAGACCGCGCACCTTGGACGGCGAGGTGGCGAGGGCCGAGAAGAGGAGCGCGCGATGCGACACGGACTTGTCGCCCGGCACCTCGAACGCGCCCTGGAGCGGTCCCCGCCGCCGGCAGATCATGGAGCCCTTCACGTCCCCCCCTCGCCGCGCGGCGGGTAGAGCGCCTCGCGCGCGGCGCGCGCCTGCTCCAGCGCGGCGCGCGCCGCCTCGGGCGAGTCGGCCACCGCCGCGAGCAGGCGCCCGAGGTGCCGCGAGAGCCGCTCGGCCGCCTCCGGCAGCCGCGCGTTGCGCCGCGAGACCTCGCCCTGGATGTCGAACGGGAACTGCGCGAGGCGCGTCGTGTCCTTGAGGCCCGGCCCGGCCAGCCGGAGCGCCAGCGGCCCCGCCTCGCCGGCCGCCACCGCCAGCGCGCTCGCCACCAGGTAGGGCAGGTGCGAGACCATCGCCACCGCGGCGTCGTGCTCGGCGGCGCGGCAGCGGATCACCTCCGCGCCGAGCGCCGCGTGCAGCGCGGCGACCCGCTCCACCGCCTCCGGCGCGCCGTCGGTGCAGACGGCGACGCGGCCCCCGCGCCACAGGTCGGCCCGCGCCCCGCCGTAGCCGCCGTGGCCGCCGAACATGGGGTGCGCGCCCACGAAGGCGACGCCCGGGCGCACCTGCTCGGCCGCGCGCGCGGCGAGGTGCTCCTTGGCGCCGCCGACGTCGGTGAGGACCGCGCCGTCGCCGACGAGCCGCGAGAGCGGCCCGAGCAGCGCCTCGATGGCCGCGATGGGCGTGCAGAGCACGACCACCGGGCAGCTCGCCAGCTCGGGCCCGGGCTCGGCCAGCGCGACCTGGGCCACGCCGTCCTCGAGCGCCGCCCGCCGCACCTCCGGCCGCGGCTCGACCGCCACCACCCGCAGCCCCGGGTCGGCGGCGCGGGCGGCGCGCGCCAGCGACGCGCCCATGAGCCCGAGGCCGACGACGCCGAGCGGGTGCGGGAGCGGTGACGCCATGGGGAACTTTTGACTCTACGGCATCCCGGGCCGCTGCTTCAACAGCGGCCTCGTCCCCCTCAGGCGAGGAAGAGGCGCGCCAGCGCCAGGATCGCGAGCGGCGGGCCGAGGAGGAGCAGCCACGCGCGCTGCGCGGCGGGGTGGCCGCGCGCGATGGCGAGGCCGAAGCCGATGGCGCGCGGCACGTAGAGCCACCCGCCCGGCGGCGGCCGGCCCCGCGGCGCCGGCGCGGCCCCGCGCGCCTCGCCCACCGCCAGGCTGAGCGGGACGAGCGTGAGCGCGGCGCCCCAGGCGACGGCGGCCAGGGCCGGGTGGGCCGAGGGGAGCGCGACCGCGCCGCTCATCACCGCCAGCGTCCACTGCACGGCGCGCAGCCCGGAGGCGACGAGGCGCAGCGTCCTGCCGCGGTCGAGCGTCGGGTCGGCGTACCGGAGGACGTGCGCGCGCACCGCCTCCAGCCAGGCGAGCAGCGCCGCCGCGACGGCTAGCGGCGCCGCCACCGAGCGCATCGAGCGCTCGACCAGGCGCGCGGGCTCCCGCAGCCCGAAGTGCACCGGGTAGACGCGCGGCCAGGCGTCCCAGCGCGCCGCGATGACGATGGCGACGGCCGGCAGCACGAGCCACGGCCCGACCTCCACCAGCCGCCTCGACCATCGCCCGGCGAGCGAGCCCATGCCAGCCACCTAATACCGATCGTGCGCGTCGATCGAGGGCCCGCCACGGGTCCGCACCAACTGGGGAGCCGTCGATCAGCCCGGCGGCCAGTGGAACGCGCGCCCCGCCAGGAGGTGGAGGTGCACGTGGAACACGAGCTGGTGCGCGTCGCGGTTGACGTTCACCACCACCCGCCAGCCCCGCTCGGCGAAGCCGCCCCGCCGGGCGAGCAGCGCGGCGGTCGCGAAGAGGTGGCCCATGCTGGCGGCGTCCTCCGGCGCGACGTCGTTGAGCGTCGGGATGTGCTTCTTCGGGATGACGAGCACGTGCGTCGGCGCCTGCGGGTTGATGTCCTCGAAGGCGAGCGTGTCCGCGTCCTCGTGGACGATCTTCGCCGGCATCTGCTTCGCGGCGATCTTGCAGAAGAGGCAGTCTTCCATCGGTCCTCCGTGGCGGGCGGCGCGCGCCGACGCCGTCAGAACGTCCTCTGCGTGTCGAGGAGCAGCGTCACCGGCCCGTCGTTCACCAGCTCGACCTCCATCTGGGCCCGGAAGACGCCCGTCGCGACCGGCAGGCCCTTCTCCCGCAGGAGCGCGCAGAAGCGCTGGTACAGCGCGTCGGCCGCCTCGGGCGGCGCCGCCGCGGTGAAGCTGGGGCGGTTCCCCTTGCGCGCGTCGCCGAGGAGCGTGAACTGCGACACGACCAGCACGCCGCCGCCCACCTCGGCCACCGCGCGGTTCATCTTGCCGGCATCGTCCTCGAAGATGCGGAGCGCCGCCACCTTGTCGGCGAGGAGCCGCGCCGCGTCCTCCCCGTCGCCCTGCGCCACGCCGACGAGGACGAGGAGCCCGCGGGCCACCGCCCCGGTCACCCGGCCCTCGACCCGCACCTCGGCGCGGGAGACGCGCTGCACCACCGCTCGCATGCGCCCGCTTGCATCGCACGCCGCGTGCGCCGCCGCAACCGGACGCGCCGCGGCCCGGAGGTGGATCGGCGCGGTGACACCCCCGGGGGCGCGTGCTACAGGGATCCCGGGCCCGACCGCATGCTCCTCCTCCGCGACGCGCAGAAGGCCGACCTCGGGGCGCTCCGCGCGCTGGCGGCCGAGCTCGACTCGGTGAACCTGCCGGACGACGAGCGCGCGCTCGCCTCCATCGTCGACCACAGCCGCAGGAGCTTCGCCGGGAAGATCCGCGACCCGCTGCAGCGCTCGTACGTCTTCGTGCTGGCGGAGCCGCGCTCGGGGCGGCTCGTCGGCACCTCGATGATCATCGCGCAGCACGGCACCCGCGAGTCGCCCTGCACGTTCTTCGACGTCTCGGAGCGGGAGCACTACTCCTCCACGCTCGACCGCCACTTCAGGCACCGCGTCCTCTCCATCGGCTACCACTTCGACGGGCCCACCGAGATCGGCGGCCTGGTGGTGCACCCGCGCGACCGCGGCGGCGCGGCGAAGCCGGGCAAGCAGCTCGCCTTCGTGCGCTTCCTCTACCTCGCCATGCACCGCGAGCGGTTCCGGGAGAAGGTGCTGGCCGAGCTCATGCCGCCCCTGCTCCCCGACGGCCGGAGCGCGTTCTGGGAGTCGTGCGGCAAGCGCTTCACCGGGCTCGAGTACCAGGACGCGGACAAGAAGAGCCGGGAGAACAAGGAGTTCATCCAGCAGCTCTTCCCGCCCGGCGACATCTACGCCACGCTCTTCCCTCCCCGCGTGCAGCAGGCGCTCGGCGCGGTGGGCCCGGGCACGCAGGGCGTGAAGCACATGCTCGAGGCGCTCGGCTTCCGGTACGTGGACCGGATCGACCCGTTCGACGGCGGGCCGCACTACGAGGCGCGGGTCGAGGACCTCACGGTGGTGCGCGCTCACCGCCGGCTCCGGGTGGCCGCGGGCGACCTCTCCCCGCGCACCCGCGCGCCGGTGCGGCTGGTGGCGGTCGAGCGGCCGGAGGGGAAGGTGCGCTTCCGCGCCGTCCGCACCGCCCTGCGCGTCCGCGGGGAGGAGGCGCTCCTCCCGGCCGAGGCGCGGGCGCTGCTCGAGGTGGGGCCCGGCGAGCGGGTGCACGCCATCCCGTTCGACTGAGCGCGCCCGGCGCGTTATGGCAATCGCGTGCAGATCGCCCTGGCGCAGGTCCCGCACCCGACGTCCTTCGAGGGAGGCCTCGCCGAGGTCGTGCGCGCCGTGGCGGCGGCCGCCGCCGGCGGCGCCCGCCTGGTGTGCTTTCCGGAGTGCACCCTGAAGGGGATGCGCGGGACCGGCTTCCCCATCGAGCCGCTCACCGAGCACGAGCACGACCTCGGCCTCGAGCAGGTCCGCAACGCCGCCGCGGCGCACCGGATCCACGTGATCCTGCCCACCGAGCGCCCCTGGGCGGCGGCCTGGCAGAACGGTGCGTACGTGATCTCCGACGACGGCTCGCTCCAGGGCTACCAGACGAAGAACCAGCTCCCGCCCGACGAGGAGCCCCTCTTCGAGCCCGGGACGAGCCGGCGCCTGTTCCACCTCGACGGCGTGCCCTTCGCCGTCGTCATCTGCCACGAGGGCTGGCGCTACCCGGAGACCGTGCGCTGGGGGGCCGCGCGCGGGGCCAAGCTCGTCTTCCACCCCACCTTCTGCGGCGCGCCCGGCGCGTGGGACACCGCCGCGCCGCGGTGGGGCGAGAGCTTCTACGAGAAGGCGATGGCCTGCCGCGCCGGCGAGAACCACGTCTGGTTCGCGAGCGTCAACTTCGCCCTGCCGGTGCAGGAGTGCGCGACGAGCGTGGTGTCGCCCGAGGGCCGCTGCGTGGCGGCGGGGCCGCTCCACGAGCCGGCGCTGGTGCAGGCCGACGTCGATCCCGCGGCCGCGACCGGCTTCCTGGCCGCGCGGCTCGCGCCCGGGCGGTACCGGGAGGACTGAGCCTCCGCTCGCCCCTCGCGCGTCACTTCCACACCCGCCGGTCGTCCACTCGCTTCGCGCCCTCGGGGATGGCGCCCGGCGGCACGAAGCGCACCTCGCCGCGCACCTTGACCGCCTCGCGCAGCGCCTCGCCGATGCGCGCCGCCAGGGCGGGCTCGTCCCCGGCGGGGGCCGAGAGCTCCACGTCGTAGGCGAGGTGGTCCTGGTGCTGCTCGCGGGTGACCACCGCCTGGAAGCGCTTCACCTCGGGGAACTTCTGCAGCGCGGCCGCGAGCTCGCCGCCGCGGACGAACATCCCCTTCACCTTGACCGCGTCGCCGAGGCGGCCGAGCAGCCCCGCGAGCTTGGGGGCGGTGCGGCCGCACGGGCACGGCGCCTCGGGCGCCAGCGCGGCCAGGTCGCCGGTGCCGAGCCGGACGAGCGGGTACACCGGGTCGAACAGCGTGGCCACCACCTCGCCCGGCTGGCCCGGCGCGGCGGGCTGGCCGGTCTCGAGGTCGAGCACCTCCACCAGGCACTCTGGGTGAAGGTGCCAGCCGCCCTTCTCCGGGCACTCGTAGGCGAGGCAGCCGAGGTCGGCGGTGCCGTAGCCCTGCAGCACCCGCACCCCGAACTCGCCCTCCAGCTCGGCGCGCAGGGACTCCGGCAGCATCTCGGCCAGCACGAAGGCGGTCTCGAAGCGGAGCGGCGTCCCCAGCTCACGCGCCTTGCCGAGCAGCGCGTAGAGGAAGCTCGGGGTGCCGAGGTAGGCGGTGGCGCCCAGGTGCGCCGCCACCTTCACCTGCAGCTCGGTCTGCCCCACGCCGGCGGGGATGACGGCGCAGCCGAGCGCCCGCGCCGCCGCGTCGAGCATGAAGCCGAGCGGCGTGAGGTGGTACGAGGCGGCGTTGTGGGCGATCTCGCCCGCCCGGAAGCCGGCGGCGGCGAGCGCGTGGCGGAAGCGCCAGAAGTCCGCGCCGTCGCCCTCCGGGTCGTAGATGGGTCCGGGCGACATGAACACCCGGGCGAGCGCGCCGGGCGCGACCGCGAGCAGGCCGCCGAAGGGCGGGTCCCCGGCCTGGAGCCCCGGGAGCGCGTCCTTGCGGAGCGGCGGGAGCCTCGCGAGGTCGGCCGGGCCGCGGAGGTCGCCGGCGGCGAGGTTCGCCGCCGCCAGCCTGCGCTGGAAGGCGGGCGAGGCGGCGGCGGCGTGGGCCACCGTGGCGCGGAGGCGCTCCGCGAGGTAGGCCTCGCGCGCGGCGGGGGACTGCTGCTCGAGCGCGGGGTCGAGGATGCGGGAGGGGCGGAGCCTGGGTGCGCTCATGGTGCGGCCCCCTCTCCCCGGCCCTCTCCCCCGGTGGGGGAGAGGGTGAAGTGAGCCGGATGGCGCTTCACGAGATCCACCGCTTTCGCCGCCGGTAGGACTTCAGGTTCTTGAAGCTGCGCCGCTCGCCGCCGGCGCCGCCGCCCAGGTAGAACTCCTTCACGTCCTCGTTCGCGGCCAGCTTGTCCGGGTCGCCCTCCAGCACGATCCGGCCGCCCTCCATGACGTAGCCGTGGTGCGCCACCGCCAGGGCGATGCGGGCGTTCTGCTCCACGACGAGGAAGGTGGTCTTCTCCTCGGCGTTGATGCGCGCGATGATCCGGAAGATCTCCGAGACGAGCAGCGGGGCGAGGCCGAGCGACGGCTCGTCCAGGAGGATGAGGCGCGGGCGCGCCATGAGCGCCCGCCCGATGGCCACCATCTGCTGCTCGCCGCCGGAGAGGTAGCCGGCGAGCCGCTTCCGCCGCTCCTTGAGGCGCGGGAAGTAGTCGAAGCAGAGGTCGTGGTCGCGGCGCAGCCCGGCGCGGTCGCGCCGGGTGTAGCCGCCCATGACGAGGTTCTCGTCCACGGTGAGATCCTCGAAGACGCGGCGCCCCTCCATCACCTGGAAGATGCCGCGCCGGACCACGTCCTCCGGCGGGAGCTCCTCGATCCGCTGGCCGTCGAGCTCGATGGCGCCGTCGGTCACCTCGCCGTCCTCGGCCGCGAGGAGGCCGGAGATGGCCTTGAGCGTGGTGGACTTCCCGGCGCCGTTCGAGCCGAGCAGCGCCACGATCTTCCCCTGCGGCACGTGCAGGGAGAGGCCCTTCAGGACCAGGATCACGTCGTCGTAGACGACCTCGACGTTCTTCAGGGTCAGCATCGGGGCCTCTCCCGGTCCCTCAAATTCCCAGCCACTCGGCCTTGCGCGGCTGCTCGACCTCCTTCAGCCGCACCAGCTTCCCGCCCTGGACCTGGTACAGGTCCACCCGCGTGGTCGGGCGGTGGTCGGTGGGCGTGTAGGTGACCGGGGCGGCGAGGCCTTGCACCTCGAAGTCCTTGAGCGTCTCGAGCGCCGCCTTGATGCCCTCGCCGGTGAGCTTCCCGGCCTGGTCGGCGCGCTTCAGCCCCTCCGTCCAGACCAGCGCGTAGGACCAGCCGCGCACGTAGTTCGTGTCGTGCGTGTCGTTCGGGTGGTTCTTCTGGTGGAACTCGACCACCTTGGCCATGCCGGGCACGTTCTCGCCGAAGGGCGGGTTCAGCATGGCGCCGACCACGCCCTCGGCCGCGTCCTTCGCCACCGCGAGGAGGTTCTCGCCCAGGCCCCAGGTGTTCGTGCCCCACTTGGCGGTCATGCCGAGCTTCTTCGCGTCGCGCAGCACCACCGAGAAGTTGGTGACCGTCACCTGGGTGAACCCGTAGTCCGCCCCCTTCTGCTTCATGTC encodes:
- a CDS encoding arginine N-succinyltransferase gives rise to the protein MLLLRDAQKADLGALRALAAELDSVNLPDDERALASIVDHSRRSFAGKIRDPLQRSYVFVLAEPRSGRLVGTSMIIAQHGTRESPCTFFDVSEREHYSSTLDRHFRHRVLSIGYHFDGPTEIGGLVVHPRDRGGAAKPGKQLAFVRFLYLAMHRERFREKVLAELMPPLLPDGRSAFWESCGKRFTGLEYQDADKKSRENKEFIQQLFPPGDIYATLFPPRVQQALGAVGPGTQGVKHMLEALGFRYVDRIDPFDGGPHYEARVEDLTVVRAHRRLRVAAGDLSPRTRAPVRLVAVERPEGKVRFRAVRTALRVRGEEALLPAEARALLEVGPGERVHAIPFD
- a CDS encoding histidine triad nucleotide-binding protein — translated: MEDCLFCKIAAKQMPAKIVHEDADTLAFEDINPQAPTHVLVIPKKHIPTLNDVAPEDAASMGHLFATAALLARRGGFAERGWRVVVNVNRDAHQLVFHVHLHLLAGRAFHWPPG
- the dtd gene encoding D-aminoacyl-tRNA deacylase, which gives rise to MRAVVQRVSRAEVRVEGRVTGAVARGLLVLVGVAQGDGEDAARLLADKVAALRIFEDDAGKMNRAVAEVGGGVLVVSQFTLLGDARKGNRPSFTAAAPPEAADALYQRFCALLREKGLPVATGVFRAQMEVELVNDGPVTLLLDTQRTF
- a CDS encoding ABC transporter ATP-binding protein, which gives rise to MLTLKNVEVVYDDVILVLKGLSLHVPQGKIVALLGSNGAGKSTTLKAISGLLAAEDGEVTDGAIELDGQRIEELPPEDVVRRGIFQVMEGRRVFEDLTVDENLVMGGYTRRDRAGLRRDHDLCFDYFPRLKERRKRLAGYLSGGEQQMVAIGRALMARPRLILLDEPSLGLAPLLVSEIFRIIARINAEEKTTFLVVEQNARIALAVAHHGYVMEGGRIVLEGDPDKLAANEDVKEFYLGGGAGGERRSFKNLKSYRRRKRWIS
- a CDS encoding carbon-nitrogen hydrolase family protein; protein product: MQIALAQVPHPTSFEGGLAEVVRAVAAAAAGGARLVCFPECTLKGMRGTGFPIEPLTEHEHDLGLEQVRNAAAAHRIHVILPTERPWAAAWQNGAYVISDDGSLQGYQTKNQLPPDEEPLFEPGTSRRLFHLDGVPFAVVICHEGWRYPETVRWGAARGAKLVFHPTFCGAPGAWDTAAPRWGESFYEKAMACRAGENHVWFASVNFALPVQECATSVVSPEGRCVAAGPLHEPALVQADVDPAAATGFLAARLAPGRYRED
- a CDS encoding phenylacetate--CoA ligase family protein: MSAPRLRPSRILDPALEQQSPAAREAYLAERLRATVAHAAAASPAFQRRLAAANLAAGDLRGPADLARLPPLRKDALPGLQAGDPPFGGLLAVAPGALARVFMSPGPIYDPEGDGADFWRFRHALAAAGFRAGEIAHNAASYHLTPLGFMLDAAARALGCAVIPAGVGQTELQVKVAAHLGATAYLGTPSFLYALLGKARELGTPLRFETAFVLAEMLPESLRAELEGEFGVRVLQGYGTADLGCLAYECPEKGGWHLHPECLVEVLDLETGQPAAPGQPGEVVATLFDPVYPLVRLGTGDLAALAPEAPCPCGRTAPKLAGLLGRLGDAVKVKGMFVRGGELAAALQKFPEVKRFQAVVTREQHQDHLAYDVELSAPAGDEPALAARIGEALREAVKVRGEVRFVPPGAIPEGAKRVDDRRVWK